A region from the Clostridiisalibacter paucivorans DSM 22131 genome encodes:
- a CDS encoding AtuA-related protein, which yields MKLREIAHSRTGDKGNLSNISLIVYNIEDYEKIKKYVTPAVVKEWFKDIVKGEVVRYELPNIGALNFVMHNALGGGVTRSLAIDKHGKSLSSALLNMEI from the coding sequence ATGAAACTTAGAGAAATTGCTCATTCAAGAACAGGAGATAAGGGAAATCTATCTAATATATCCCTTATAGTATATAATATTGAGGATTATGAAAAAATAAAAAAATATGTTACACCTGCAGTAGTGAAAGAATGGTTTAAAGATATAGTTAAAGGAGAAGTAGTTAGATACGAACTGCCTAATATAGGAGCCTTAAACTTTGTAATGCATAATGCATTAGGTGGAGGAGTAACTAGATCCCTTGCAATAGATAAACATGGTAAATCCTTAAGTTCAGCTTTGTTAAATATGGAAATATAA
- a CDS encoding acyclic terpene utilization AtuA family protein, producing the protein MKSIKIGCGAGYAGDRIEPAIEMMEKSDIDYIAFECLAERTIAIAQQEKMKNPQKGYNHLLEYRMRKILPICKSKNIKVITNMGAANPEGAIRKIKEIAQELNIKGLKIAAVIGDNIYDNISKYMDMKVLETEKPLKELEGEIVSANAYLGVDGILQALENDSDIIITGRVADPALFLAPMIYEFNWSLEDYEKIGKGTLIGHLLECGGQITGGYFADPGYKDVDDLYKLGFPIANVYKNGDAIITKVQGSGGKVTESTCKEQLLYEIHDPKRYITPDVIADFSNVSIQQIDNDQVQISGGNGIEKTDTLKASIGYFDCFIGEGEISYGGPGAYERAKLAGKIVEKRLKMLNISTKELRIDLIGINSLYKDQISNTLSSSIAPEVRLRVAARTKSKENATTIGNEVEALYTNGPAAGGGATKSVKKIISMASIFIPRKDIDTNILYEEV; encoded by the coding sequence ATGAAAAGTATTAAGATAGGTTGTGGTGCAGGTTATGCTGGAGATAGAATAGAACCTGCTATAGAGATGATGGAAAAAAGTGATATAGATTATATAGCTTTTGAGTGTTTAGCGGAAAGAACTATAGCCATAGCACAACAGGAAAAGATGAAAAATCCACAAAAAGGATATAATCATCTTTTAGAATATAGAATGAGAAAAATTCTCCCTATATGTAAATCAAAAAATATTAAAGTAATAACAAATATGGGAGCAGCAAATCCCGAAGGAGCAATAAGAAAAATAAAAGAAATAGCTCAGGAATTAAATATAAAAGGGCTCAAAATAGCCGCTGTAATTGGAGACAATATATATGATAATATATCAAAATATATGGATATGAAAGTTCTTGAAACAGAAAAACCTTTAAAAGAATTAGAAGGTGAAATAGTTTCTGCCAATGCATATTTAGGCGTTGATGGTATACTTCAAGCACTTGAAAATGATTCTGACATAATAATCACAGGCAGAGTAGCAGACCCTGCTCTATTCTTAGCCCCTATGATTTATGAATTCAATTGGTCTTTAGAAGACTATGAAAAGATTGGAAAAGGTACATTAATTGGTCATTTACTAGAGTGTGGAGGCCAAATCACAGGTGGATACTTTGCCGATCCCGGATATAAAGATGTAGATGATTTATACAAATTAGGGTTTCCTATTGCAAATGTATATAAAAACGGAGATGCAATAATCACTAAAGTACAAGGTTCAGGAGGTAAAGTTACAGAGTCTACTTGTAAAGAACAACTCTTATATGAAATCCATGACCCAAAACGATATATAACTCCTGATGTTATAGCCGATTTCTCCAATGTATCAATACAACAAATTGACAATGACCAAGTACAAATCAGTGGAGGAAATGGCATAGAAAAAACCGATACCCTAAAAGCAAGTATAGGTTATTTTGATTGCTTTATAGGTGAGGGAGAAATAAGTTATGGTGGCCCAGGTGCCTATGAAAGGGCTAAATTAGCAGGAAAAATAGTTGAAAAAAGATTGAAAATGCTAAATATCTCTACCAAAGAACTTCGTATAGATTTAATAGGTATAAATTCACTATATAAAGATCAGATAAGTAATACTTTAAGTTCGTCAATTGCTCCTGAAGTAAGACTTAGAGTAGCAGCACGAACAAAATCAAAAGAAAATGCTACTACTATTGGAAATGAAGTAGAAGCTTTATATACAAATGGGCCCGCAGCTGGTGGTGGAGCCACAAAATCTGTAAAAAAAATAATATCTATGGCATCAATATTCATACCAAGGAAAGATATTGATACTAATATCTTATACGAGGAGGTATAA
- a CDS encoding CitMHS family transporter, whose product MLALLGFITIALLLIVIMTKKLSPTVALIVIPTITATIGGFGKDLGKFMTDGIKNISTVGTMFIFAILFFGILTDAGTFDPIINKILKVVGKDPIKIVMGSAILAMLVHLDGSGAVTFLVTIPAMIPLYDKLGMRRTTLACIAALSAGTMNMLPWGGPTLRAATALEMPVTQLFNPLVPAFIGGVIFILLVAYWLGKKEKKRLGNIVLEDINVERNIAEDKLALARPKMFPINLMLIIVSIGVLISGKLPPHIIFMIAFSISIVVNYPNVKAQRDRVDAHAKAALMMASILFAAGGFIGIVKGSGMITEMSNVVVKAIPNSLGKQIPLITGIFSMPASLLFDPDSFYFGVMPVLSSAAKGFGIDAVNVARASILGQMTTGFPVSPLTGSTFLLMGLTGVDLGEHQKKTIPLAFLTTIVMLIIAIITGAIVM is encoded by the coding sequence ATGCTTGCATTATTAGGTTTTATCACTATTGCATTATTGTTAATTGTGATAATGACTAAAAAACTTTCTCCAACAGTAGCTTTAATAGTTATACCTACTATTACTGCGACTATAGGAGGTTTTGGAAAAGATTTAGGTAAATTTATGACTGATGGCATAAAAAATATTTCAACTGTAGGCACCATGTTCATATTTGCCATACTATTTTTCGGTATACTTACCGATGCTGGAACCTTTGATCCTATTATTAATAAAATTTTAAAGGTAGTAGGTAAAGACCCTATTAAAATAGTAATGGGATCGGCCATACTGGCTATGTTGGTTCATTTAGACGGCTCTGGTGCTGTTACTTTTTTAGTAACGATACCAGCAATGATACCTTTATATGATAAATTAGGTATGAGAAGAACCACATTGGCATGCATTGCAGCCCTTTCTGCAGGTACCATGAATATGCTTCCTTGGGGAGGTCCTACATTGCGAGCGGCTACAGCTCTTGAAATGCCGGTTACACAATTGTTTAATCCTCTAGTTCCTGCATTTATCGGGGGAGTTATCTTTATATTATTAGTTGCCTACTGGTTGGGAAAAAAAGAGAAGAAAAGGTTAGGAAATATAGTACTTGAAGATATAAATGTAGAAAGAAATATTGCTGAAGATAAACTTGCTTTAGCAAGACCGAAAATGTTTCCTATAAACTTAATGCTAATTATAGTCTCTATTGGTGTCTTGATATCAGGTAAACTTCCACCTCACATCATATTTATGATAGCATTTTCAATTTCTATAGTAGTAAATTATCCAAATGTAAAGGCCCAAAGAGATAGAGTAGATGCCCATGCCAAGGCTGCTCTAATGATGGCTAGCATACTATTTGCAGCTGGTGGATTTATAGGTATAGTAAAGGGTTCAGGTATGATTACAGAAATGTCTAATGTGGTTGTAAAGGCAATCCCTAATTCTTTAGGCAAACAAATTCCTTTGATCACAGGAATATTTTCTATGCCTGCCAGCTTACTATTTGATCCAGATTCTTTTTATTTTGGGGTAATGCCCGTCTTATCTTCAGCTGCTAAAGGATTTGGTATTGATGCTGTAAATGTTGCTAGGGCATCAATATTAGGACAAATGACTACCGGATTCCCAGTAAGCCCATTAACAGGCTCTACATTTTTACTTATGGGACTTACAGGAGTAGATTTAGGAGAACATCAAAAAAAGACTATACCATTAGCATTTTTGACTACTATAGTAATGCTAATAATTGCAATAATAACTGGTGCAATAGTTATGTAA